The Urbifossiella limnaea genome has a window encoding:
- a CDS encoding protein kinase domain-containing protein, whose amino-acid sequence MRPVALLRCLARVAVQAVGGAVGLGGAAGLAAEVMREWEQQADAAGRRAELERLVRIAADEFRGEVEVVVREAAAGRPAAVVAAVTAFLSRFPDHARGRLRRPDDLTGTSLPPGLRLDTPADLAAFLPPVSAAPPATEDEPDDAAQVVIRYTAGPAAGREDVFTEPAILLFGRAADCDPRLPQDGCGRVSRRHCILEANPPDVRVRDLGSKHGTFVDGHLLGKRPKGADPAPGFESPDHALADGAEVRLSDRGEVAFTVRVSAPARTGTWSCAQCSREVAEAGAGRPGAFVCADCRREAGTVVSDAAAAARAGDPELLVLQDYELGKELGHGGMGAVYLARHVTTGAPAAVKVMLPKVAAGERAVAHFRREIRNTAALDHPNVVRCLGHGFSRGAFFLVLEYCDGGSVDRRMANRGGTLPPDDAVGIALQALEGLEYAHHAPIPFVRRSDGSEGTGAGLVHRDIKPANLFLAGAGGTVRVGDYGLAKAFDDCGLTGGTRTGDYAGTPKYMCRKQVIGYKTAGPEVDVWSLAATLYAMLTGHAPRDFPSGMDPWLCVLEDDPVPVRRRNPAVPARLAEVVDEALQEPEMPFRTAAALRQALAAVV is encoded by the coding sequence ATGCGCCCCGTCGCCCTGCTCCGATGCCTCGCCCGCGTCGCTGTCCAAGCCGTCGGGGGCGCCGTCGGCCTCGGCGGGGCCGCCGGGTTGGCGGCGGAGGTCATGCGCGAGTGGGAGCAGCAAGCCGACGCCGCCGGGCGACGCGCCGAGCTCGAACGCCTCGTCCGGATAGCGGCCGACGAGTTCCGGGGCGAGGTCGAGGTGGTCGTCCGGGAGGCCGCGGCCGGCCGCCCGGCCGCGGTCGTCGCCGCCGTCACGGCGTTCCTCTCGCGGTTTCCCGACCACGCCCGCGGGCGACTCCGCCGCCCCGACGACCTGACCGGCACCAGCCTCCCCCCGGGCCTCCGCCTCGACACGCCGGCCGACCTCGCCGCCTTCCTCCCGCCCGTGTCCGCCGCGCCGCCGGCGACCGAGGACGAACCCGACGACGCGGCGCAGGTGGTCATCCGGTACACGGCCGGCCCGGCCGCCGGCCGCGAGGACGTGTTCACCGAGCCGGCGATCCTCCTGTTCGGCCGGGCCGCCGACTGCGACCCGCGGCTCCCGCAGGACGGGTGCGGCCGGGTGTCGCGCCGACACTGCATCCTGGAGGCCAACCCGCCGGACGTGCGCGTCCGCGACCTCGGGAGCAAGCACGGGACGTTCGTGGACGGGCACCTGCTCGGGAAGCGGCCGAAGGGCGCCGACCCGGCCCCGGGGTTCGAGTCCCCGGACCACGCCCTTGCGGACGGCGCCGAGGTCCGGCTGTCGGACCGCGGGGAGGTGGCGTTCACCGTCCGCGTGTCCGCCCCGGCCCGGACCGGGACGTGGTCCTGCGCCCAGTGCAGTCGGGAGGTCGCCGAGGCCGGGGCCGGGCGGCCCGGGGCGTTCGTGTGCGCCGACTGCCGCCGGGAGGCGGGCACGGTCGTCAGCGACGCGGCCGCCGCGGCCCGCGCCGGCGACCCGGAATTGCTCGTCTTGCAGGATTACGAGTTGGGGAAGGAACTCGGGCACGGCGGGATGGGGGCGGTGTACCTGGCCCGGCACGTCACCACCGGCGCCCCCGCCGCAGTCAAGGTGATGCTGCCGAAGGTGGCCGCCGGGGAGAGGGCCGTCGCCCACTTCCGCCGGGAGATCCGCAACACCGCGGCGCTGGACCACCCGAACGTCGTCCGCTGCCTCGGCCACGGGTTCAGTCGGGGGGCGTTCTTCCTGGTCCTGGAGTACTGCGACGGCGGGAGCGTGGACCGGCGGATGGCGAACCGCGGCGGCACGCTCCCGCCCGACGATGCGGTCGGGATTGCGCTGCAGGCGCTCGAGGGGCTGGAGTACGCCCACCACGCCCCGATCCCGTTCGTCCGCCGGTCGGACGGGTCCGAAGGGACGGGCGCGGGGCTGGTCCACCGTGACATCAAGCCGGCGAACCTGTTCCTGGCCGGGGCCGGCGGGACGGTGCGGGTCGGCGACTACGGGCTGGCCAAGGCGTTCGACGACTGCGGGCTGACCGGCGGAACCCGCACCGGGGACTACGCCGGCACCCCGAAGTACATGTGCCGCAAGCAGGTGATCGGGTACAAGACGGCCGGCCCGGAGGTCGACGTGTGGTCGCTGGCCGCCACGCTGTACGCCATGCTCACGGGCCACGCCCCGCGCGACTTCCCGTCCGGGATGGACCCGTGGCTCTGCGTCCTGGAGGACGACCCCGTTCCGGTCCGCCGCCGCAACCCGGCCGTGCCCGCCCGGCTCGCGGAGGTCGTGGACGAGGCGCTGCAGGAGCCGGAGATGCCGTTCCGAACGGCCGCGGCACTTCGTCAGGCGCTCGCGGCCGTGGTGTAG
- a CDS encoding WD40 repeat domain-containing serine/threonine-protein kinase — translation MPTEPPPTTTDATAAVPAVWEPGSVVLGQYRVDAVHEGGAMGLVYRVHHLGWGMDLAVKSPRPEVLARAGGADRFRDEAETWVRLGPNPHVVTCFYVRTLGGVPRVFAEYVAGGTLHDWVADGRLYVGGPGEVLARVLDVAIQFAWGLGFAHGTGLIHQDVKPGNVMMTPGGGAKVTDFGLARAAGGGYGGGTPAYYSAEQAQARAEAKAGAGGRTRLTAQSDLWSWAVSVLDLFAGGVSCRYGGQLAGEVLAEFLAAGGPGGTVPPMPAGVAELLRRCFCLDPADRPAGLDEAADACRTEYETATGTAYPRSRPNPGANPADGLNNLGVSLLDLGRGADADAAFAAALRAAPQHPEATYNAVLRRWRAGAATDTDALRDIRGVAGGPGREWVGSYLAGLVHLERGDPTAAATEFERAAHIAPAEAEVQVALAAARKAVGTGRGDPREFTGRDGFSLGPDVLGVSPDGRSVVSGGVSAIDLWDAATGRHVRAFAGHVGDRERSPPVLGSANAVAPTADGRYAVSAGDDRTLKVWDLATGACVRTLTGHTDWVRAVAVTTNGRYAVSGSGGDIRPKGEQGEDAVRVFDLTTGRCVRLLRGHAGTVHAIALGAGGRVALSGSMDGTARLWDLRAGCCTATLGEHPGGVNAVWLDAAARTAVTAGQDGLMRVWDVPTGQCVRELAGHVRAVRALALTADVRRALSVGEDDYLRLWDVPAGRCLWSQEVRWGWRQGSVAIAPAGDTGFHADGRAVTAWRLDAPGLRPAPPALCRATTSEVVSAAEAEFRRDLAAARAAPPSVAAAHVRSARDRPGCGRRPEATAAWAGLYAQLPRGAFRGAWADGAFPAHAGPITGLRLGRVTDVCVTAGEDGRVRVWDAAAGEFVRDLTNPAGWVGALALDPDDRLAAWAAEDDVVRVWDVTTGRPVRALPTGRSCRAVALLPGGAVLTGHADGTLRRWAADADQCVWECQSHPGPNPIVHHLAAAPDGTRAATCGFDATIRVWDAATGAAVHVLRRHTEVVEDFAFTADGLVSGGLDKSLKWWDAESGRRVASLDGPSLVLAVAASQDGRVVVSGDHDHAVRVWEAAGGRCLATLEGHAGPVRAVALDRHARFALSGGEDGTLRRWFLDWDLPIPTAPDPLPTETSR, via the coding sequence ATGCCGACGGAACCACCCCCAACCACCACCGACGCGACCGCCGCCGTCCCGGCCGTGTGGGAGCCGGGGTCGGTCGTCCTCGGGCAGTACCGCGTCGACGCCGTCCACGAGGGCGGCGCGATGGGGCTCGTCTACCGGGTCCACCACCTCGGCTGGGGGATGGACCTGGCGGTAAAGTCCCCGCGGCCGGAGGTACTGGCCCGGGCCGGAGGGGCAGACCGGTTCCGCGACGAGGCCGAGACGTGGGTCCGGCTCGGCCCCAACCCGCATGTCGTCACCTGCTTCTACGTCCGCACCCTGGGCGGCGTCCCGCGCGTGTTCGCAGAGTACGTCGCCGGCGGCACCCTTCACGACTGGGTGGCAGACGGACGGCTCTACGTGGGCGGTCCGGGCGAGGTGCTGGCCCGCGTGCTCGACGTTGCGATCCAGTTCGCCTGGGGTCTCGGGTTCGCCCACGGGACGGGGCTGATCCACCAGGACGTGAAGCCCGGGAACGTCATGATGACCCCGGGCGGCGGCGCCAAGGTCACTGACTTCGGGCTGGCGCGGGCGGCCGGCGGTGGGTACGGCGGCGGCACCCCGGCGTACTACTCGGCCGAGCAGGCCCAGGCCCGCGCTGAGGCGAAGGCCGGCGCCGGGGGCCGCACCCGGCTCACCGCGCAATCCGATCTGTGGTCGTGGGCGGTGAGCGTCCTCGACCTGTTCGCCGGCGGGGTGTCGTGCCGGTATGGCGGGCAGCTGGCCGGCGAGGTGCTGGCCGAGTTCCTGGCGGCCGGCGGGCCGGGCGGGACGGTCCCGCCGATGCCGGCGGGGGTGGCGGAACTTCTCCGCAGGTGCTTCTGCCTCGACCCGGCCGACCGCCCCGCCGGGCTGGACGAGGCGGCCGACGCCTGCCGGACCGAGTACGAGACGGCGACCGGCACCGCCTACCCGCGATCGCGGCCGAACCCGGGGGCGAACCCGGCCGACGGGCTCAACAACCTGGGCGTGTCGCTCCTCGACCTCGGGCGCGGGGCCGACGCCGACGCCGCGTTCGCCGCCGCCCTCCGCGCCGCCCCGCAGCACCCGGAGGCGACGTACAACGCCGTCCTCCGCCGCTGGCGGGCCGGGGCCGCGACCGACACCGACGCCCTCCGCGACATCCGCGGCGTCGCCGGCGGGCCGGGGCGGGAGTGGGTCGGGTCGTACCTCGCCGGATTGGTCCACCTCGAGCGCGGCGACCCGACCGCAGCGGCGACGGAGTTTGAGCGGGCCGCCCACATCGCCCCGGCCGAGGCGGAGGTGCAGGTCGCCCTCGCCGCCGCCCGGAAGGCGGTCGGCACCGGTCGCGGCGACCCGCGGGAGTTCACGGGGCGGGACGGGTTCTCGCTCGGCCCCGACGTGCTGGGTGTGAGCCCCGACGGCCGGTCCGTAGTGTCCGGCGGCGTGTCGGCGATCGACCTGTGGGACGCCGCCACCGGCCGGCACGTCCGGGCGTTCGCGGGGCACGTCGGCGACCGGGAGCGGAGCCCGCCGGTCCTCGGGTCCGCGAACGCCGTCGCGCCGACCGCGGACGGCCGCTACGCCGTGTCCGCCGGCGACGACCGGACGCTGAAGGTGTGGGACCTGGCGACCGGGGCGTGCGTTCGGACGCTGACCGGGCACACCGACTGGGTGCGGGCCGTGGCGGTGACGACGAATGGCCGGTACGCGGTGTCCGGCAGCGGCGGCGACATCCGCCCGAAGGGCGAGCAGGGGGAGGACGCCGTCCGGGTGTTCGACCTGACCACCGGCCGCTGCGTGCGGTTGCTCCGCGGGCACGCCGGAACCGTCCACGCGATCGCCCTCGGGGCTGGGGGGCGTGTCGCCCTTTCCGGGAGCATGGACGGCACGGCCCGGCTGTGGGATCTGCGGGCCGGCTGCTGCACCGCCACCCTGGGCGAGCACCCCGGCGGGGTGAATGCGGTCTGGCTCGACGCTGCCGCCCGAACGGCGGTCACCGCCGGGCAGGACGGGCTGATGCGGGTGTGGGACGTGCCGACCGGGCAGTGCGTCCGGGAGCTGGCCGGCCACGTTCGCGCCGTCCGGGCGCTTGCGTTGACGGCCGACGTCCGGCGGGCGTTGTCCGTCGGGGAGGACGATTACCTGCGGCTGTGGGACGTGCCGGCGGGGCGGTGCCTGTGGTCGCAGGAAGTCCGGTGGGGCTGGCGACAGGGGTCGGTCGCGATCGCCCCGGCGGGCGACACCGGCTTCCACGCCGACGGCCGCGCCGTGACCGCCTGGCGGCTCGACGCCCCCGGCCTCCGGCCGGCCCCGCCGGCGCTGTGCCGGGCGACGACCAGCGAGGTCGTGTCCGCGGCCGAGGCGGAGTTCCGGCGCGACCTGGCCGCCGCCCGCGCCGCGCCGCCGTCCGTCGCCGCGGCACACGTGCGGTCGGCCCGCGACCGGCCCGGGTGCGGCCGGCGGCCGGAGGCGACGGCGGCGTGGGCCGGGCTGTACGCCCAACTCCCGCGCGGGGCGTTCCGCGGGGCGTGGGCCGACGGCGCGTTCCCGGCCCACGCCGGGCCGATCACCGGGCTGCGGCTGGGGCGGGTGACGGACGTCTGCGTGACGGCTGGGGAAGACGGCCGCGTCCGGGTGTGGGACGCCGCGGCCGGCGAGTTCGTCCGCGACCTCACCAATCCGGCCGGGTGGGTCGGGGCACTGGCCCTCGACCCCGACGACCGGTTGGCCGCGTGGGCGGCGGAAGACGACGTGGTGCGGGTGTGGGACGTGACCACTGGGCGACCGGTGCGAGCGCTCCCGACGGGCCGGTCGTGCCGCGCGGTGGCGCTGCTCCCGGGCGGCGCCGTCCTCACGGGGCACGCCGACGGCACCCTCCGCCGCTGGGCCGCCGACGCCGACCAGTGCGTCTGGGAGTGCCAGTCTCACCCCGGGCCGAACCCGATCGTCCATCACCTGGCCGCGGCGCCGGACGGGACCCGGGCGGCAACCTGCGGCTTCGACGCCACCATCCGGGTGTGGGACGCGGCGACCGGGGCGGCGGTCCACGTCCTCCGGCGGCATACCGAGGTCGTCGAGGACTTCGCCTTCACCGCCGACGGGCTCGTGTCGGGGGGCCTCGACAAGTCCCTCAAGTGGTGGGACGCGGAGAGCGGCCGCCGCGTGGCGTCGCTCGACGGGCCGTCGCTGGTCCTCGCCGTCGCGGCGAGCCAGGACGGCCGCGTGGTCGTGTCGGGCGATCACGACCACGCGGTCCGCGTCTGGGAAGCGGCCGGCGGGCGATGCCTGGCGACCCTCGAAGGGCACGCCGGGCCGGTCCGGGCCGTCGCCCTCGACCGGCACGCCCGGTTCGCGCTTTCCGGCGGGGAGGACGGCACCCTCCGCCGCTGGTTCCTCGACTGGGACCTGCCGATTCCCACGGCCCCCGACCCCTTGCCGACGGAGACCTCTCGATGA